CGTCCCAAATCAGTTCTCCCTTGCGGTTGAGCAGTTCTACTTTTGCCTGGGAAATGGCGTTGCCGTTACTCAGAGATTGAGTGAACAAGGTGATATTGCTGCGATAACGTCGGGCATGCAGTCCAAGATCACTGACAGAGAAATAGGTGGTTTGATGGGCCCAACTGTAATCGCCCAAGGGGGTCATCACTGCAAAATAAACGCCTGCTTTTTGCAGCTCTGCACTGGACAACGGCAACAACACTGTTTGTCTGCGATTGGCTTCAGTGTTCAGTTTGAAACGTCCGCTATAGACGCGTTCTCCCTGTTGCGTCAACTCATTCAGTGCATAGTTATCCAGTGATGATGCTGGTGAATAGTAACTTAACAGCTGCGGCAGATAGCTTTGCGAAATACGGAAAAAATCGACATTCACTTCGTCGACATTGATGGCGGTTACCGGCAGTTTGGCCGACTGATTTAACGGCAATACCGAGCCATTGCTGCTAAAAGCTGCCCCGGCAGCTAATGGACGAGTTTTGATGGTTAAGGTTTGGGCTTCCTGTAAACTGGCACCGTTAATGGCGAGCAGACCCGCAGCCAGTTGTACTTTGTACTCTACTTCTGGCTCGACAAATGGCAGATACAGGGTTTTACCATCCTGGGATTGCAGCCAATTTTGGTTGACCAGCGTCTCCTTTATCGACGCTTTCAGCCATTTGTTCCAATCATCCTGTGGCGTGAGGGGAACAGAAAAAGTGAGTGCTAAAGCGGGGCCATCAAGTACACTACGTTGACCCGACTGGAGCAGCGTGAGTGCTTTCCCTTGATAAAAGCTTTCCTGCTCCGCCAGTAGATCTTCATCTGGGCCGATTGCGTTGACAGCAGGAGTGAGTGCGGCACCCTGTGCCGCTGTTGTACTCGTTTCACTTGGGGAGTCGCAGGCTGTTAAAATCAGCCAAGCAAAAAATAATACAAAAAGGTTGCGAGAGTTAAACATGACCGCTGAATTCTCCATCTTCTGGTCTCGAGGCGCAGCATAACTAAGCTGCCAAGTGAGAACCAGCTTGATAGGTTAAAGGATTGAGATCCGGCACGAAAAACGACGGACTATGGGGATTGTATATGAAGTTAGTCTGGATTGCTTAAGTGAGGAGTTACTAACTTCAAGGTGAGACTTGGCGCACGAATTGGTAATCTCTCGGTTGTTTGAAAGTGTGTCAATAACGCATTTTTGTGAGATGGAGAGGCATTGTCACGGCAGTCCTTGGTAAAGTGTCAGCTAATTTGTTAATGGACAACTAACGCTGGACGAATTGCATGTATGCTGATGGTTGGCGTGCATCTCACCAATAATCTACGGAATATTTTGGTATTAAAAACATGAAGCTTTGGCAAAAACTTTTTCTGGGTTTAGTCGCTTGCATGCTTCTTGTGGTCAATCAAGGAATTGCAAGTGAATTGCCGCTTAACACGGTGCGGATTCACTATCACAGGGATGCGGGTGACTACGAGGGGTGGGGACTACACCTTTGGGGAGACGATTTGGCGTTAACCCATGTCGTATCTTGGCGTTTTCCTATGTTGATCAGCGGTCGTGATGACTTTGGTGTTTATTACGATGTCCCCGTCATCGATAAAGCCAAGGGCTTTGGATTTATTATTCACCGTGGAAAAGAGAAAAACGTTAAGCAGGATATGGTGCTTAATGTTGCTCGTGATGGCTTCGAGGTATGGCAGCTTCAAGGTGATCCAAGGTTATACAGCAGCGATCCTTTGATTGCTTTGGCCAAGGCCAAAGCAGATAAGGCCAAAGCAGATAAGCTCAAAGCAGAAAAAGCCAAAGCAGATAAGCTCAAAGCAGATAAGGCTAAAGCAGATAAGCTCAAAGCAGATAAGCTCAAAGCAGAAAAGGCCAAAGCAGATAAGCTCAAAGCAGAAAAGGCAGAAAAGGATCGAATCGCTGAGCAGCCGGTAGATGAAGGCCGAGTACTCTCTTTGTTGGAAACCTTGCGGAAAGACAATGAAGTGCGGGTGGCCGAGAAAGAGGCCAGCTTGCAGCGGTTACGCAAACAGTTGGCTGCGGAAAGTGCTGCGCGGAAAAAAGCTGAGAAAGCCTTGGCGGAAAGTCAGGGAGGCGTTGGCGAGACAAGTGGTGAATTGGCTGCTGAACTTGAGATAGCGCAGACCCGCGAGCGTGAACTGAATGAACGTGTGACGGCTTTGCAGACTGAGCTCAATAAGTTAATTCAGATCAGCAAACGCGCTGCGCCATTACAAGCGGCAGAAAGTAAGCAACGTTGGTTTGATTGGCTCAGTCACACCACGGTTATCCTGCTAACTATCATCTTGCTAGTGTTTGTGACCATCTATCGTCGCCAACGTGGCGAGCTGGTGAAAAAAATGCTGGCACAAAAAGCGGAGCTGGTATCGGCACAAGAAAAGATCTCCCGGGATACCGAAGAGCGCCAGCAAGTTGAGAATAAAATGATTGCCATGGCGGGCGTTGATGAACTGACCGGGCTCCCCAATCGCTCTATCTTCAACCGCTCGTTACAGCGCTCGGTGGCTAAGGCGAGCCGGTCTAATCGGAAAATGGCCTTGCTGTTTATCGACTTGGATCGCTTCAAACTGATCAATGACACCTTGGGTCATGACTATGGTGACCAAGTATTGAGAACCGTCTCTGAGCGATTCCGAGAGTGTATTCGGGAAGTTGATATGTTGGCTCGCCTAGGCGGGGACGAGTTTGTATTGATGATTGAGGACTTGGTTGATCCCAAATTCCTCGCCGGTGTGGCCACCAAAATGATCAGTGCGGCACAGCAGCCGTTCTTTATGGCTGGCCAGGAATATCATGTGACTGCCAGTATCGGTATCGCTACCTACCCGAAAGATGCGAAAGACGCATCGGCACTGCTCAAGCATGCAGATATCGCCATGTATCGAGCGAAAGATGCCGGGAAAAATACTTACCAGTTCTTTTCTGAACAGATGAATATTCACTCCCTGCAGCAGTTAGCACTCGAGTCGAGTTTGCGTAGCTCTATCGAGCGTGAAGAGCTATTGCTGCACTATCAGCCGATTGTCGATGCAAAGGTTGGCCGCATTACCGCGCTTGAGGCTCTATTGCGTTGGCAACATCCCGATATGGGCTTAGTGGGGCCAATGCAGTTTATTCCGATTGCTGAAGAGAGCGGGCTTATTGTGCCTATTGGCCATTGGGTCTTGCAGACGGCCTGTCAGCAGGGGCAAGCTTGGCATCAAGCCGGTTACGATATTGCCCTGACAGTGAATTTGTCGCCGCGGCAATTGATTGAGCCGGATATTGTGGCATCAATTGAAGATATCCTTAGTAAAACAGGGTTCCCAGCAGAGTACCTGACACTGGAGATCACCGAAGATTTGATGATGAGCAACCCTGAAGAAACAGTGGAGCGGATCGAAGATCTTCGTCAACTGGGGATTAAGTTTGCTGTGGACGACTTTGGTACCGGTTATTCATCGCTGAGCTACCTGAAGAAGTTCCCTATCGATACCTTGAAGGTCGATCGTAGTTTCTTGCAAGGGGTGCCCGATGACAGTGATGATTCCGCGATCACCTCGGCAATTGTCGCCATGGGCAAGAACCTGCGCTTGAACGTGATCGCTGAGGGGGTGGAAACCTCTGAACAGTGCGACTTCCTGCTTAAACAAGGCTGTCGTTTGATGCAGGGGTACGCATTTGCTAAGCCGCAACCAGCGGAAGAGGTTTCTAGTTTACTCGATGGCACGGTTGGAACTTTCCAAGTATTAGCCAGTTAAACAGAAAGCGGTGCAGGCATCTGGCATAGCACTCTATGCTTGGTGCCTGTGACTTATCTACTGCCCCCATGCTGCGTTTGTTGTTTTTCCTTATAGATTCTACACGGAGGTTCTCCATGGCTGTGATCCTGCATCTGTTCGCTTGTTGTGCTGTTTTCCTGCGCCGTCCTGTCACTGCAGTTACTCCCACCTCTATCTTGCTCTCTGGTTTACTCTGTCTGCTGGTTGTGCTGGTTGTGCCGGTCAAAGCCGAGGCCGAGCTACCAGTCATTGGCCTGACTGAACGCCTGCAGCCATTGCAGTCGCAGATGCAAAACTCCACCGGTGTTTATCTGTTGGAGTATGGCGAAGAAGCCTTAATGGGGCGTGCCTGGTTAACTGCCCATGCCGAGCGCAGCATCGATGTGCAGTATTTTATCTGGAGCAGTGACAATATCGGAACATTAGCGGCGGAAGCGTTACTCAGTGCGGCAGAGCGCGGTGTTAAAGTCAGGGTGCTGGTTGATGATCTGTTGATTGATGCAGACGATGTCACGCTGTTGTCATTGGAAGCGCATCCGAATGTCGAAGTGAAGATATATAACCCGCTGCACTCAGTGGGGGTGTCTGGTGTGAAACGTTTTCTGAATATCGCCTTGGGGTTCAGGCAGGTGAACCAGCGGATGCATGATAAAACAGCAACGTTTGATGGCGTGGTTGGCATCACTGGCGGGCGCAATATGGCCGACGAATACTACGACTTCGACCAGCAGTATAACTTTCGTGATCGCGATATTCTGTTAGTGGGGCATGCGGTTAAGCAGATGACAGGCAACTTTGAGCAGTTTTGGCAAAGTGATCTGTCTAAGCCGATCAGCGAACTTCTGCAACACTCCAAGCAACAACTAACCCAGCAGCAAGTGCATGAATTTCAGCAGCAACTGCACCTATATGCGCAGGACCCAGCCAACTTTGCGCCGGAGGTGCGGCAAGCACTGGCAGACTTACCCAGACGCTTTAGCGAGTTGGTCGATGCGCTGGTGTGGACTGAGGTGAAATTTGTTCACGATATGCCGGGGAAAAACAGCGGTAAAGAGGGGCTGAAAGGCGGTGGTCGTTCAACGGACTCCTTGGTGCAAGTGCTGGCCAGTGCGAAACGTACAATCACTATTCAGTCGCCCTATCTGATTCTGCCAGAAGGGGGGATGGATTTCTTTGCTGACAAAATAGCCCAAGGGGTGAAAGTAAAAATTGTCACTAATTCTCTGGCGTCAACGGATAACCTTCCAGCCTTTAGCGGTTACGCAAAAATACGGGAAGATCTACTGGCGATTGGCGTTGAACTCTACGAATTTAGGCCGCACCCACTATCGCAGCGCACCCTGATGGCAAGGTACCCGCAAGTGCAGGGCGCGGGGCGTGAGCCGATATTTGCTTTGCACGCAAAAAGCTTCGTGGTGGACGGCCAGCTGGCGTATGTTGGCACGTTTAATCTTGATCCGCGTTCGGCAAACTTGAACACCGAAGTTGGGGCGCTATTTAACGAGCCCACCTTGTCGAGCCGTCTTGAGCAAAGCATTCTCAACGACATGCTGCCGGTGAATAGTTGGCGAGTAAGCAAGGGTGATAATCCAGATAAACACGCGTCGCTGGCCAAACGTGCCAAGCTCATGGGCTTTAAATTGTTGCCCCTGGATCCAATTCTTTAGTTGCCCTGTGCGACAGCTTTAAGGTGTGGTTTGCGAAGTGGCTAGCGAGTTAACTGCCGATTAAGCAGCTAACAACCGTGATAGCGCAGCGGCCAGCTTACCGCTGTCATGACGGGCGATGTCAGCTTGGCTGTCTACCAGATCGTAGTTGTGTAAACGATAACGTTGCGCACACTCAGCGATATCCTTAAAACGAACAAAGGTGCTTTTCTGCGCCGCATATCGGCTCAGGATCTTTTCCGGGGGGCGGCCTTCGTTATAGATGATCTCATCCAGTGGCCGTCCAACATAAGCTTCGACCTCACGAATGAAATCTTCCGCATGGTAACTGTCGGTTTCACCAAATTTGGTCATGATGTTGGTCAGATAACAGATCCGGGCACGACTGTTTTGCAGCGCCTCTTTTACCCCCGGTACCAATAAGTTAGGCACAATACTGGTATAGAGATCCCCTGGCCCAATCAGGATTATATGGGCATCTAAGATCTGTTGTAATACTGGAGGATTCACGGACACCTGATCGGTATGGTGCGGCACCAGAAATACTGAAGAGATCTTCTCTCGCTGATCTCCCCGTGGCAGGTCGATGGCGCTTTCACCAAAGACCCGATCGCCATTGGTCAGCTCTGCGACCAGTGTCGCCTTGTCTGTGGTGACAGGTAAAATGTCGCCTTTAACATCGAGAATTTCAGCCAGTGCTTTAATCCCCTCCTGAAACGAACCGGCATATTGGCCCAGCATGGTTAGCAGCATATTGCCTGCATTGTGTCCCATCAGTCGTTCACCGCTGCTGAAGCGTTTTAGCAACAGCTCTCGCGCCACTTCTCGCTGTGGTGATAACGCCAGAATGCACTTCAACACATCACCCGGCGGTAAGATGCCTAACTCATCGCGCAGCTTTCCGGTACTGCCGCCACTGTCGGTCATAGAGACCACCGCCGTGATCGCCACATTGGGCATATCACGTAAAGAGGAGAGCAGGGCATACTGGCCACTACCGCCACCGATCGTGACGATACGGGTTTGTGTGGCTTGTGGACTTTGCAGATTGTCTTGGCTGTCCAACTGACTCATGGAGAGGCTCCAACGGTTTCCGACGTTTGCTGGCACAACTATGGTGCAGTGTCATTAATGTGTAAAGCGATGACGACCGAACAGTGATACAGGCAACTAATGTTCGGTAACAGCACAGAAATATGTGAAATCAGGCATAAAAAAACCCGCTCGGTGAGCGGGTTTTTTTATAAATTTGGTGCAGATGGGGAGACTTGAACTCCCACGCCCGTGAAGGCACTAGCACCTGAAGCTAGCGTGTCTACCAATTCCACCACATCTGCAAGTGGTGCCCAGACCCGGAATCGAACCAGGGACACGGGGATTTTCAATCCCCTGCTCTACCGACTGAGCTATCTGGGCATATCTACATCACTTAAGGCTGGCTGCAAGCAGCGCTTACGCGGTAAGTGGGGCGCATTAAATAGATTTGCGCGGCAATTGTCAAGCCTGCAGGGGCTAACTTTTTGCTGTTTGTTCAAGCTTTGTTCGATTTACAGATCTCAGCGTGAAAATTGGCGCCATCGTCGTTCAGCGCCAGTAAGGGCATAGGGTGCACTAGTGCTGCTTTCAGCAAAATCTGACAGAAAATAAGCGGGCATCGATGAGGTGAATCGTGGTGGTGCAGGGGGTCAGCAGGCAAGCCTTATTGCGTCAGCGTATTTATGTAGAATCAAGTTCTTCTATTCTACTAGGCGGATCTGTTTAGTTAATTGATTTTGTTGCTTATTTAGTTTTTGCTTGTGTGCCGATAAGAACCCAGTAACACCGCATTCACCGCCACAGGTACGGGTGTAACCCCCCAACTGTGAGTTAACTAGTTGATAGAGCGAAAGTTAAGGACGTATATTGGTGAGATAGTTGATTGACGGATGCGCGACTTAGTGAGAATTCTGTCTAATACGCTGTTAAGGTTTCAGGAAGAAAATGAAAAGTATTCTAATAAAATTATTAGTGATTGGAACTCTAGTTCCCACAATGGCTCTAGCTCAAACATTAGCCCCAGAAGATATACAAGAGTACGATTCGCAAACAGGCATTGGCTGCATTAGTAAAGAGCCTGTGACTAAAAAAGCAGATTACTACCATATATGTAAGTCGAAGAAATCTGGAGAGGTAGCATGGAACGCAGCACTTTATCGTAGCAAAGTAGCTTGTTCTTCTGACGAAATGTCAGTGCATTTCAATATGTCGCCTTCGTTGCCAACAAAAGATGGAATTCACACTGCTCAAGTAGAGGTTACTTGTGGCAAAAAACCTTAACAAACGCATCTACGCTTGCCCCAGCAAAGCTGGTGCGGAACTCCGTTTCGGCGCTTCGCGCCTACACTGCGGCCCGTAATGCGGGCGTTAGAAGCTTCAAGGAAATCCAATTGGCCTTTGATCTCGAAGAAAAGTATTTGGCTCAGTTTGAGCTCCAGCTTGGCTTCAAACTACCCTCCAGCTATC
The Corallincola holothuriorum DNA segment above includes these coding regions:
- a CDS encoding EAL domain-containing protein yields the protein MKLWQKLFLGLVACMLLVVNQGIASELPLNTVRIHYHRDAGDYEGWGLHLWGDDLALTHVVSWRFPMLISGRDDFGVYYDVPVIDKAKGFGFIIHRGKEKNVKQDMVLNVARDGFEVWQLQGDPRLYSSDPLIALAKAKADKAKADKLKAEKAKADKLKADKAKADKLKADKLKAEKAKADKLKAEKAEKDRIAEQPVDEGRVLSLLETLRKDNEVRVAEKEASLQRLRKQLAAESAARKKAEKALAESQGGVGETSGELAAELEIAQTRERELNERVTALQTELNKLIQISKRAAPLQAAESKQRWFDWLSHTTVILLTIILLVFVTIYRRQRGELVKKMLAQKAELVSAQEKISRDTEERQQVENKMIAMAGVDELTGLPNRSIFNRSLQRSVAKASRSNRKMALLFIDLDRFKLINDTLGHDYGDQVLRTVSERFRECIREVDMLARLGGDEFVLMIEDLVDPKFLAGVATKMISAAQQPFFMAGQEYHVTASIGIATYPKDAKDASALLKHADIAMYRAKDAGKNTYQFFSEQMNIHSLQQLALESSLRSSIEREELLLHYQPIVDAKVGRITALEALLRWQHPDMGLVGPMQFIPIAEESGLIVPIGHWVLQTACQQGQAWHQAGYDIALTVNLSPRQLIEPDIVASIEDILSKTGFPAEYLTLEITEDLMMSNPEETVERIEDLRQLGIKFAVDDFGTGYSSLSYLKKFPIDTLKVDRSFLQGVPDDSDDSAITSAIVAMGKNLRLNVIAEGVETSEQCDFLLKQGCRLMQGYAFAKPQPAEEVSSLLDGTVGTFQVLAS
- a CDS encoding gluconeogenesis factor YvcK family protein → MSQLDSQDNLQSPQATQTRIVTIGGGSGQYALLSSLRDMPNVAITAVVSMTDSGGSTGKLRDELGILPPGDVLKCILALSPQREVARELLLKRFSSGERLMGHNAGNMLLTMLGQYAGSFQEGIKALAEILDVKGDILPVTTDKATLVAELTNGDRVFGESAIDLPRGDQREKISSVFLVPHHTDQVSVNPPVLQQILDAHIILIGPGDLYTSIVPNLLVPGVKEALQNSRARICYLTNIMTKFGETDSYHAEDFIREVEAYVGRPLDEIIYNEGRPPEKILSRYAAQKSTFVRFKDIAECAQRYRLHNYDLVDSQADIARHDSGKLAAALSRLLAA
- a CDS encoding phospholipase D family protein: MAVILHLFACCAVFLRRPVTAVTPTSILLSGLLCLLVVLVVPVKAEAELPVIGLTERLQPLQSQMQNSTGVYLLEYGEEALMGRAWLTAHAERSIDVQYFIWSSDNIGTLAAEALLSAAERGVKVRVLVDDLLIDADDVTLLSLEAHPNVEVKIYNPLHSVGVSGVKRFLNIALGFRQVNQRMHDKTATFDGVVGITGGRNMADEYYDFDQQYNFRDRDILLVGHAVKQMTGNFEQFWQSDLSKPISELLQHSKQQLTQQQVHEFQQQLHLYAQDPANFAPEVRQALADLPRRFSELVDALVWTEVKFVHDMPGKNSGKEGLKGGGRSTDSLVQVLASAKRTITIQSPYLILPEGGMDFFADKIAQGVKVKIVTNSLASTDNLPAFSGYAKIREDLLAIGVELYEFRPHPLSQRTLMARYPQVQGAGREPIFALHAKSFVVDGQLAYVGTFNLDPRSANLNTEVGALFNEPTLSSRLEQSILNDMLPVNSWRVSKGDNPDKHASLAKRAKLMGFKLLPLDPIL